Genomic segment of Octadecabacter arcticus 238:
ATCTGGTCGCCAAACACGAATGTCGGGGTGCCGGTGATCTGCATCCGGTCCCCAAGGGCGCGGTTGTTGGCCAGCACCGCTTTGGTGGCGTCACTGTTCATTTCGGCAAAGATCGCGTCGCCGTCCAGATCGAAGGCAGACGCCAAGGACGACAGGCTGGTCGGTGTCACGTCCGATTGCAATGCGATCAGCGCGTCCGAGACGAGTTTGTAGGCTTCATCCCCCGCGACGGTCTTGGTGGCGACGGCGAATTGTGAGGCCAGCACGGATTGTTCCCCCAGAATGGGGAATTCTTTGGTGATGATGCGGATATTGCCATCGCTTGTGACCAATTCAGCCACTTCGGGGTGGGCGCGGCGACAGAAACCGCAGCGGTAGTCGATAAATTCAACAATTGTTATGTCGCCGTCCGGATTGCCGCCAACAAATGAGAACCCGTCATCAATGAGCGCGTTCATATTGACCTGCGCGAGCGTTTCATCACGCGTCGCTTCGGCCTGTTCCTGACGGTTTTCAAGCACAGCGATGGCTTCCATCAACACTTCGGGGTTTTCCATCAGGTAGGCGCGGACTTCGGCGCGGAATGTGTCGCGCTGCGCGTCCGTCATTGCGTCGTCAGATGTGACGTCTTGGGCGAACACAGACGTTGTGGTCAGCAAAAGGGCGGCGATGGTGGATATCAGGCGCATGGGAAACTCCGTTTAAATTATTGAACAGCAGAAAGCACGTCTTGCGCGCGCTGCCAAGGGGCAGAGCCGCGCGCAAGTCGATCAACGCCGCGGGTGGCATGCACAAGTGCGTCATCCATCCGACCCTGAAGCGCGTAACGTTCGGCAGTGGCCAGCGAGGCAAGGCCCGGTTGATTGGTGCGCGCATAGGCTTGCCCAAGATCGCGCAGGGTGGCTGATGACTGCCCGTCCAATGCACGGGCGCGTTCCAGTGTCGTGACCGCACGCGCATTGCTGTCAGCCGTATCCAGCGCCAGCAACGCGCGGCCATATCCCGCCAAGATCAGCGGTTCATCGCCATTTAAAGCGACGGCGTTCTGGTAGGCTTGCACAGCGGGGCCCGCTTGTCGGCTTTCGAGCAGGATTTGACCGAACAGTTCGTACCAGTAGGCGTCGTTGGGATATTGCGCCAACAGGGTTTGCATCGTTTGGATGGCACGATTTGCGTCCGCTTGGCGGTGATAGGCGACCGCAGCGCGCATGAGGCCTACGGGGGAGTCGTCATTTCGCACTCGGCGCAGGGTCCAGCTGGGATTTTGGGTGAATGCGCTCAGTTTGCCTTGGGCGCGGGCGAACCAGAAATCAGCGTTCGGATTGGGCGCGGCATTTCCGGGATTGGCGGCGATCAGGCCGCGCAAGGCCCGAATGCGATCCGATGTCAGCGGATGGGTGCGCGCGTAGGGGGCTTGGCGCGACACAGACAGGGCTTCTTGTCCGCGAAATAATTCGAGCACTTCGGCGGTGCTGGCGGGGTCCACGCCCGCACGCAGCATGAATCTGACGCTGGATTGATCAGCGGCGGATTCTTCGGCGCGGGTATGGGCGAAAAATTGACGCTGTGCAGCGCCAGCTGCCCCCGCAGCAATGCCACCTGCTGCGGCACCACTGTCAGAGGCGATAGCGACTGCCAATGCCAATGCAATGCCAAAGCCCGCAGCCGTGTTGGCCCCGCGCAGATTGGTAAGGCGGCGTGAGATGTGGTCATTGGCAATATGGGCGGCCTCATGTGCGATGATAGATTGCAACTGCCCCGCACTGTTGACCCGCTGCAACAGGCCAGAATGGATAAAGATCGCGCGTTCATTGATGACAAAGGCGTTCATCGTGCTGTCATTGACGATCAGAATGCGCACGTTGTTGGGGTTCAGCCCAGCCGCGCGCAGGATGGGGGCGGCCAATTGATCAAGGCTGTGTTCGATGTCAGCATCGCGGATCAGGTTTACCGCATGGGCGGGTGCCGCGACACTGACAAGTGTGATCGCGGCGCTTAGAAAGATGGACAGCACTGAAAGTCGCATTGACGGGCTCCGGCAGGACAGGGCAAACATAGCTCAAAACAAAGTAAGGCACAGCACATGCGGAACTCAAGACGGGGCGACGTCGATCCCTTTATCGTGATGGACGTGATGGAGGCGGCGCGGGCGGCTGAAACAGCTGGGCGACATATTATCCACATGGAAGTGGGTCAACCGGGGACGGGGGCACCGCAAGACGCGGTGCAACGGCTGGCGGGCGATATGTCGCGCGATCCATTGGGCTACACGGTTGGGCTCGGGTTGCCGGAACTGCGTGCGCGAATCGCGCGCCATTACCGCGATTGGTACGGGCTGGACTTGGACGCGGAGCGCGTGGTGATAACCGCTGGTGCATCGGGTGCGTTCTTGCTGGCGTTTTCGGCGCTGTTTGACACTGGCGAGCGGGTCGGTCTTGGCGCGCCGTGCTATCCGTCTTATCGCCAGATTTTGAAGGCACTGGATTTGGTGCCAGTGGATATGCCCACAACGATGGCCGCACGCATGCAGCCCGTGGCGGCAGACGTGGCGGCGCATAAATTGTCAGGTCTGATTGTCGCGTCGCCCGCGAATCCTACCGGAACGATGCTGGATATTGATGCCATGCGCGCATTGGCGGATGCTTGCGCAGCGACCGGCGCTGCGTTTATCAGTGATGAAATTTATCACGGGCTGGCATACGAGGGTCGCGCCGTGAGCGCCTTAGAGGTGACGGACGAGGTCTATGTCATCAACTCGTTTTCCAAATACTTTTCCATGACGGGGTGGCGTGTCGGTTGGATGGTTGTGCCGAAAGATCACGTGCGCACGATTGAACGGTTGGCGCAGAATATGTTTATTTGCCCGTCCCATGCATCCCAACGATTGGCGTTGCACGCGATGGAGTGTGGGCCGGAGCTGGATCTGAATGTAGACGTCTACCGCGCCAATCGAGCGCTGATGCTTCAAGAACTGCCCAAGGCGGGCCTTGGCAAGTTTGCGCCACCTGACGGGGCGTTTTATGTGTATGTCGACGTGTCCGATTACACCGACGACAGCATTAAGTTTTGCGCGCAAGTGCTTGAAAGCGCTGGTGTTGCGATCACGCCAGGTCTGGATTTTGATCCTGTTGAGGGACATCACTGGGTGCGGATGTCATATGCACGATCCAATGAAGATATTCGCGAAGGTCTTGTTCGACTGGTGGCGTTCATGGCCGAGCGGGAGGCCGCAGCTTGAGGGTTTGGGTCAAAGCAAAACTGGGGATTTTGGCGCTTTGTTTGGGAGTCTCAGGCGGCGTCAGCGCGCAGGATTTTTCCGCATTGGCGCGGCTGGATGTTACGCAATCGGGGGCGGATGATCGGTTCCGCAACGTCGAGGTCGCGCTGTATCTGTCCCAGCCGGTGCCCTACCGTGTATTCACGTTGGATGATCCAAAACGCTTGGTTTTGGATTTTCGCGAAGTTGATTTTCGCGGTGTCGATGCTGCGGCCTTTACCAGAAGCGACTGGATTTCGGGCGCGCGGTTCGGGGCGCTGCGGCCAGGGTGGAGCCGGATGATCCTTGATTTGGTCGACCCTGTGCGCGTCGATCAGGCGGGCATGACGGTGGACGCGGTAGACGGAACCGCGCGGGTTGAGGTCGTGTTGCGCGCGACGTCGCTAGAAGATTTTATGGCAGCGGCAGGGCCGCTGAACGATCCTGATTGGGCGTTCCTGATGGCGGCTGATCCTGCATCTGTTGCGCCGCAGGACGCAGATGGGCCGTTGATTGTTGTGATTGATCCGGGCCATGGCGGGCTTGATCCGGGGGCGGGATACGCCGATGTACATGAGGCCGAGTTGATGCTGGCGCTGGCATTGGAATTGACGGCTGCGTTGGGTCGCATTGAGGGAGTTCAGCCCGCAGTAACCCGCGCCGATGACACGTTTGTGGCGCTGCAAGAACGCCTGACATTGGCCCGCGGGGCGGGGGCGGATTTGTTTATTTCGTTGCATGCAGATGCCTTGGAAGGCGCGCAGGCAACCGGCGCGTCCGTTTACACGCTCACAGAAACCGCAGCTGAAGGCGCGTCCCAGCGGATGGCTGAACGTCATGAAGGCGGTGATTTGCTGGCTGGCGTTGATCTTAGCGGGCAAGGCGATGAAGTCGCGATGGTGCTGCAGGATCTATTGCGGGTCGAAACGGCGGCAGCGGGAGAGCGGTTTGCAGATCAGCTGGTCCAAGCGATGCGCGACACGGGCGCAGTGTTGAATTCGCGACCAAGGCGGCAGGCGGAACTGGCCGTCTTGAATGCGGCTGATTTTCCGTCCGTATTATTAGAGGTCGGATTTTTGTCCAATGATGCGGACCGTGCACGCCTGACCAGCCCGCAGGGGCGCGCGCCGATTGTGGCGGCGGTGACGCTGGCGGTTGGGCGTTGGGCGATCCAAGAAGCCGCATTCGCGCCGCTTATCCGGCAGTGATTACCCTGTGTAACGGGCCAGCCAAATGGTGTGAAAATCGCAAGTCGGGTCCTCTGGGCGATATTCGATGACCTTAAAACCATGGGTGGTGAGCAGGTCGCGGTAGTCATCGGGATCAAGGCTGGAATGATAAACGGGCGCACCAGCGGCATGGCCCCAAACCTCACCCGCGATGTGGCCAGATGTGAACATCAGCGATGCTTTTGGCGCCGCGTGGGCCTGAAAAAATGCAAACATGGCGCGCTGATCATGCGGGCTCAGGTGAAAGAAACTGTCCCAAGCGAGGATTGCATCAAAGGTTTCTCCCAAATCAAGGGTTCTCATATCTGCGTGAACGGCGGTGGCGTTTGGCAGGGTTTGGGCAAACAGATTGACCATGGCAGCGGCACCGTCAACACCGGTGATCGCCATGCCGCGTTCTGCCAGATATGTCGCGATTGGCGCGCCGGGACCGCAGCCCAGATCAAGCAATCGGCGTGGCGACAGATTGCGCGGCGTGACGCCTAACATCCTGTCCAATATAGGTTTTTCAACCAAGCTTCGATTACGCTGGGACTGATAATCAGCCGCGACACGGTCATAGGTTGCGATGATGTCGGCGGGGCTTGATTGAACTGTCATCGCATCGGTTTGCGCTGACAAAGAGGGGCGTGCAACCGCTATGGCGTGGAGCACAATCGAACAGGCGAAAAGAAGCCAAAAACGCGTGCTGATCTTTTGACGATCTCGTGCAATCCGCATATAAACGTTGGAAATATATTAGGGGCACTTCGCCACATGATCCTGCGTTTCATCTTCTCGTTCTTTGGCGGCATTTTTTCGATGCTAACGCTTGGGGCTGGCATGGCCGCTCTGTCGCTGGGTGCGATTTTCTATATGTATGGTAAGAACTTGCCCACATATGAAACATTGGCCAATTATCAGCCAAAGACGATCAGCCGCGTGTATTCCGGCGAGGGTCAGGTGATTGACGAATTCGCTGAAGAACGCCGTCTGTTCACACCCGCAGAAGAAATCCCTGACATTGTGAAGCAGGCGTTCATTTCCGCAGAGGACAAGAACTTTTACACCCACGAAGGTTATGACATTCGCGCTATCGGTGCCGCCTTGCTTGAGGCCGTTGTCAGCCGTGGCGAAAACCTGCGTGGCGCGTCAACGATTACCCAGCAGGTGGCGAAGAATTTTCTGTTGGATGGGTCAATCACCATTGAGCGCAAGGTTCAGGAATTGATCCTTGCGCCCCGCCTTGAGGCAACATTGGGCAAAGAAGGCGTGTTGGAACTCTATTTGAACGAGATTGATCTAGGGTATCGCAGCTTTGGCGTGACGGCCGCCGCGCGCACCTATTTCAACAAGTCACTATTTGAATTGTCCCCCGCGGAGGCCGCGTTTTTAGCCGTGCATCCCAAGGCACCCTATAGTTACCGCCCCGTGCGTAACCGCGATGCGGCACTGGCGCGGCGCAATGAAATCCTGAGGGAGATGCACGAGAACGGGTATATCGACGACACCGAATTGGCGGTGGCTTTGGCAGACCCCATGCGCACAGTTCAGGGCGGTGATTTCCCGTCCTATCAATCCGAGCGCCCCGATCGTGATTATTTTACGGCCGCAATCGTCAACGAAGTCGAAGACCTGTTTCCCGATTCCGATATGGACAGCGCCGGTTTGTCTATCCGCGCCACAGTGGATGAAGAATTGCAAGCGGCGGCGCGTGAAGCATTGCAGCGCCAATTGGAAACCTATGATCGCGGTATTGGCCGCTGGCGGGGCACGGGGCTAACAATCCCTGTTGAGATGCTGACAGATGAAGAGCAATGGCGTGGCGCATTGCGAAGTGCGCCGATCATTCGTACGATTTTGCTGGAAAACCAGTGGTTTCCCGCCGTCGTACTTGAGGTTGGCGATGACAAGATACGGATGGGCATTGAAGGCTGGGTCGTGGGCGATGATGAGCCGATTGTGCCGCGCCGTGACATCGAGTGGATCAGCGGCAATTTCGCAGAGAATTTCAACGCCGGTGATGTGGTGCATGTGCGCCGTATGACGCAAGACACCGACGGTGCGTTTGTTCGCTGGACGCTGCGCCAAGTGCCAGAAGTGCAGGGCGCGTTTATGGCGATGGACGTCAACACGGGTCGCGTTTTGGCGATGCAGGGCGGGTTTGGTTATGAAATCCGCATTTCTGAACTTAACCGCGCTTATGCGCAGCGCCAGCCAGGTTCGGCATTCAAACCGTTCGTTTTTGCCGCTGCTTTGGATTCCGGCTACACGCCCGCGACCGTCGTCGTCGACGCCCCGATTGAAGTGTCGGCAGGCGGTGAAATCTGGCGCCCACAGAACTATTCCAACCAGTTTTACGGCCCGACGCCACTGCGCACGGGCATTGAGCAATCGCGCAACGTGATGACCGTGCGTTTGGCGCAAGAGGTCGGGATGCGGGTGATTGCGGAATATGCTGAACGGTTTGGCGTGTATGACAACATGACTGCATTTTTGTCTGCTGCGCTGGGTTCGGAGGAAACCACGCTGTACCGGCTCGTGGCGGCCTACGCGATGTTTGCCAATGGCGGCGAGCGGGTGGAGCCGACGTTGGTAGACCGGGTGCAAGACCGCTACGGCGATACAATTTACCGCCACGATCAACGGGTCTGCGTAGAATGTTCTGATGCGAACCTTGAACAGGGGCGTGGCCCGCTGATTGTGTCGGATCGTGAACGTGTGATTAACGCGGTCACTGCGTATCAGTTGACGTCGATGTTGGAAGGTGTGGTTATTCGCGGCACCGCACGTGGTGCTGTCAATTTGCCCGTTCCGATTGCGGGCAAAACAGGCACCACAAACGACGAGAAAGATGCGTGGTTCGTAGGCTTTTCCAGCAACATTGTGGCTGGTTGCTACATCGGATTTGACACACCCCGCCCGATGGGTCGCG
This window contains:
- a CDS encoding N-acetylmuramoyl-L-alanine amidase, whose product is MRVWVKAKLGILALCLGVSGGVSAQDFSALARLDVTQSGADDRFRNVEVALYLSQPVPYRVFTLDDPKRLVLDFREVDFRGVDAAAFTRSDWISGARFGALRPGWSRMILDLVDPVRVDQAGMTVDAVDGTARVEVVLRATSLEDFMAAAGPLNDPDWAFLMAADPASVAPQDADGPLIVVIDPGHGGLDPGAGYADVHEAELMLALALELTAALGRIEGVQPAVTRADDTFVALQERLTLARGAGADLFISLHADALEGAQATGASVYTLTETAAEGASQRMAERHEGGDLLAGVDLSGQGDEVAMVLQDLLRVETAAAGERFADQLVQAMRDTGAVLNSRPRRQAELAVLNAADFPSVLLEVGFLSNDADRARLTSPQGRAPIVAAVTLAVGRWAIQEAAFAPLIRQ
- a CDS encoding M48 family metalloprotease, with product MRLSVLSIFLSAAITLVSVAAPAHAVNLIRDADIEHSLDQLAAPILRAAGLNPNNVRILIVNDSTMNAFVINERAIFIHSGLLQRVNSAGQLQSIIAHEAAHIANDHISRRLTNLRGANTAAGFGIALALAVAIASDSGAAAGGIAAGAAGAAQRQFFAHTRAEESAADQSSVRFMLRAGVDPASTAEVLELFRGQEALSVSRQAPYARTHPLTSDRIRALRGLIAANPGNAAPNPNADFWFARAQGKLSAFTQNPSWTLRRVRNDDSPVGLMRAAVAYHRQADANRAIQTMQTLLAQYPNDAYWYELFGQILLESRQAGPAVQAYQNAVALNGDEPLILAGYGRALLALDTADSNARAVTTLERARALDGQSSATLRDLGQAYARTNQPGLASLATAERYALQGRMDDALVHATRGVDRLARGSAPWQRAQDVLSAVQ
- a CDS encoding pyridoxal phosphate-dependent aminotransferase; protein product: MRNSRRGDVDPFIVMDVMEAARAAETAGRHIIHMEVGQPGTGAPQDAVQRLAGDMSRDPLGYTVGLGLPELRARIARHYRDWYGLDLDAERVVITAGASGAFLLAFSALFDTGERVGLGAPCYPSYRQILKALDLVPVDMPTTMAARMQPVAADVAAHKLSGLIVASPANPTGTMLDIDAMRALADACAATGAAFISDEIYHGLAYEGRAVSALEVTDEVYVINSFSKYFSMTGWRVGWMVVPKDHVRTIERLAQNMFICPSHASQRLALHAMECGPELDLNVDVYRANRALMLQELPKAGLGKFAPPDGAFYVYVDVSDYTDDSIKFCAQVLESAGVAITPGLDFDPVEGHHWVRMSYARSNEDIREGLVRLVAFMAEREAAA
- a CDS encoding PBP1A family penicillin-binding protein, with amino-acid sequence MLRFIFSFFGGIFSMLTLGAGMAALSLGAIFYMYGKNLPTYETLANYQPKTISRVYSGEGQVIDEFAEERRLFTPAEEIPDIVKQAFISAEDKNFYTHEGYDIRAIGAALLEAVVSRGENLRGASTITQQVAKNFLLDGSITIERKVQELILAPRLEATLGKEGVLELYLNEIDLGYRSFGVTAAARTYFNKSLFELSPAEAAFLAVHPKAPYSYRPVRNRDAALARRNEILREMHENGYIDDTELAVALADPMRTVQGGDFPSYQSERPDRDYFTAAIVNEVEDLFPDSDMDSAGLSIRATVDEELQAAAREALQRQLETYDRGIGRWRGTGLTIPVEMLTDEEQWRGALRSAPIIRTILLENQWFPAVVLEVGDDKIRMGIEGWVVGDDEPIVPRRDIEWISGNFAENFNAGDVVHVRRMTQDTDGAFVRWTLRQVPEVQGAFMAMDVNTGRVLAMQGGFGYEIRISELNRAYAQRQPGSAFKPFVFAAALDSGYTPATVVVDAPIEVSAGGEIWRPQNYSNQFYGPTPLRTGIEQSRNVMTVRLAQEVGMRVIAEYAERFGVYDNMTAFLSAALGSEETTLYRLVAAYAMFANGGERVEPTLVDRVQDRYGDTIYRHDQRVCVECSDANLEQGRGPLIVSDRERVINAVTAYQLTSMLEGVVIRGTARGAVNLPVPIAGKTGTTNDEKDAWFVGFSSNIVAGCYIGFDTPRPMGRGASGGGICAPVFNAFMETAIAKYGGGAFAVPDECMFINIDRFTGARLPDGASGGNVVRECFRMGEEPIFGITFDGGFAMAADLPLFDEARPHGAVSVTTADGVTATINSNASFGSLSSGGLY
- a CDS encoding class I SAM-dependent methyltransferase, encoding MTVQSSPADIIATYDRVAADYQSQRNRSLVEKPILDRMLGVTPRNLSPRRLLDLGCGPGAPIATYLAERGMAITGVDGAAAMVNLFAQTLPNATAVHADMRTLDLGETFDAILAWDSFFHLSPHDQRAMFAFFQAHAAPKASLMFTSGHIAGEVWGHAAGAPVYHSSLDPDDYRDLLTTHGFKVIEYRPEDPTCDFHTIWLARYTG
- a CDS encoding DsbA family protein; translation: MRLISTIAALLLTTTSVFAQDVTSDDAMTDAQRDTFRAEVRAYLMENPEVLMEAIAVLENRQEQAEATRDETLAQVNMNALIDDGFSFVGGNPDGDITIVEFIDYRCGFCRRAHPEVAELVTSDGNIRIITKEFPILGEQSVLASQFAVATKTVAGDEAYKLVSDALIALQSDVTPTSLSSLASAFDLDGDAIFAEMNSDATKAVLANNRALGDRMQITGTPTFVFGDQMVRGYINLAQMRQIVEQERDDG